One genomic segment of Misgurnus anguillicaudatus chromosome 25, ASM2758022v2, whole genome shotgun sequence includes these proteins:
- the LOC141362162 gene encoding E3 ubiquitin-protein ligase TRIM16-like: MAEARIFEDKFSCSVCLDLLKDPVTIPCGHSYCMSCITKCWDQDYQKSIYSCPQCRQTFTPRPVLFKNVMIAEMVEELKKTKLQTAVPADSYAEAGDVKCDACTERKYKAVKSCLECLKCYCQNHLKQHENLFNDRRHHLMNPTRQLHDMICSKHNKQLEIYCRTDQHCICYLCTMDEHKNHDTVTAVAERTKKQRVLGERQRKLHQIIEEREKELQELREAVDSHARSAQTAVEDSERIFTELIRSIERRRSEMTQLIRDQEKTAVSRAEGVMKRLEEEIDDLRRRDAELEQFSHTDNHIHFLQSFQSLSAALESSVSHRFTLSSLLSFDGVRTSLSQLKDKFEDFFREEIKKISDKVISDELRTREVFLQYFKQFTLDSNTVNKWLHLSDGNRMATNTNTVHQYPDHPDRFDHWQRVLCRESLCGRCYWEVEWSGEVYISVSYKSTSRKGEGRRYLFGRNDQSWSLYCSDSSCTFRHNSKLIKLPVVSRSFRIGVYVDHSKGSLSFYSVSDTTNLIHRVQTTFTQPLYPGFLIGSGSAKLCNPAV; the protein is encoded by the exons ATGGCAGAAGCTCGTATTTTTGAGGACAAGTTCAGCTGTTCAGTGTGTTTGGATCTCCTGAAGGATCCAGTGACCATTCCCTGtggacacagttactgtatgagCTGTATTACAAAGTGCTGGGATCAGGATTATCAGAAGAGCATCTACAGCTGCCCTCAATGCAGACAAACCTTCACACCAAGacctgttttatttaaaaatgtgatgattgCTGAAATGGTGGAGGAACTGAAGAAGACAAAACTTCAGACTGCTGTTCCTGCTGACTCTTATGCTGAAGCTGGAGATGTGAAGTGTGACGCCTGTACTGAGAGAAAATACAAAGCTGTCAAGTCCTGTCTGGAGTGTCTGAAGTGTTACTGTCAAAATCATCTTAAACAACATGAGAATCTCTTCAATGACAGGAGGCATCATTTGATGAATCCCACCAGACAACTTCATGATATGATCTGCtcaaaacataataaacaacTAGAAATCTACTGTCGAACTGACCAGCACTGCATTTGTTATCTGTGTACGATGGACGAACATAAAAACCATGATACTGTGACAGCTGTAGCAGAAAGAACTAAGAAACAG AGAGTTTTGGGAGAAAGACAGAGAAAATTACATCAGATAATtgaggagagagagaaggagCTTCAGGAGCTGAGAGAGGCTGTGGACTCTCATGCG CGCTCTGCACAGACAGCAGTGGAGGACAGTGAGAGGATCTTTACTGAACTGATCCGATCCATTGAGAGAAGACGATCTGAGATGACACAactgatcagagatcaggaaaAGACTGCAGTGAGTCGAGCTGAAGGAGTCATGAAGCGTCTGGAGGAGGAGATTGATGATCTGAGGAGGAGAGACGCTGAACTGGAGCAGTTTTCACATACAGACAATCACATCCATTTCCTACAG AGTTTTCAGTCTCTGTCTGCAGCTCTTGAGTCTTCAGTCTCACACAGATTTACTCTCAGCTCTCTCCTCTCTTTTGATGGTGTGAGGACATCTCTCTCTCAACTGAAAGACAAATTTGAGGATTTCTTTAGAGAGGAGATAAAGAAGATATCTGATAAAG TTATTTCTGATGAATTGAGGACCAGGGAGGTTTTCTTACAAT ATTTCAAGCAGTTCACACTGGATTCAAACACAGTGAATAAATGGCTTCATCTGTCTGATGGGAACAGAATGGCTACTAACACTAACACAGTCCATCAGTATCCTGATCACCCTGACAGATTTGATCACTGGCAGCGGGTGTTGTGTAGAGAGAGTTTGTGTGGACGCTGTTACTGGGAGGTTGAGTGGAGTGGTGAGGTGTATATATCAGTCTCATATAAGAGCACCAGCAGGAAGGGAGAAGGTCGTAGGTATTTGTTTGGACGTAATGATCAGTCCTGGAGTTTGTACTGTAGTGACTCCAGCTGCACATTCAGGCACAATAGCAAACTCATTAAACTCCCTGTGGTGTCCAGGTCCTTTAGAATAGGAGTGTATGTGGATCACAGTAAAGGATCTCTGTCCTTCTACAGCGTCTCTGATACAACCAACCTCATCCACAGAGTCCAGACCACATTTACTCAACCACTTTATCCTGGGTTTTTGATCGGTTCAGGTTCAGCCAAGTTATGTAATCCAGCAGTGTAG